GAGCGCCTCCTCGTAGCCGTACCGCAGGCCGTCCACCCTGGCGATCCACTTGAAGCCGGTCAGGGTCTCCTCGTACGGCAGACCCGCCTTCTCGGCGATGCGGCCGAGGAGGGAGGAGGAGACGATCGACTCCGCGAAGGTGCCGCGCGCGCCGCGGCGGACCAGGTGCGCGGCGAGGAGCGCGCCCACCTCGTCGCCGCGCAGCATGCGCCACGCGCCGCCGTCGCCGCCTTCTCCGGCGTCCTTGACGGCCGCGGCGCAGCGGTCCGCGTCCGGGTCGTTCGCGATGATCAGGTCGGGGTCGGTCTCGCGGGCCTTCGCGAAGGCGAGGTCCATCGCGCCGGGCTCTTCCGGGTTGGGGAAGGCGACGGTGGGGAAGTCGGGGTCCGGCTCGGCCTGCTCGGCGACCAGGACGGGCGCGGGGAAGCCGGCCCGTGCGAAAGCGGCGAGGAGGGTCTCCCTGCCGACGCCGTGCATCGCCGTGTAGACCGTGCGGGCGGTCCGCGGGGAGCCGGGCGCCAGGACCGCGTCCGTGCGCTCCAGGTAGGCGTCCAGGACGCCCTCGTCGAGGGTCTCCCAGCCGGAGTCCGGGCGCGGGACGTCGGCGAGGCGCGCGACCGCGGCGATCGCGGCGGCGATCTCGGCGTCCGCCGGGGGGACGATCTGGCTGCCGTCGCCGAGGTACACCTTGTAGCCGTTGTCCCGCGGGGGATTGTGGCTGGCCGTCACCTCGACGCCGGCCGCCGCGCCCAAGTGCCTTATGGCGTACGCGAGTACGGGCGTGGGGAGGGGGCGGGGGAGTACGGCGGCGCGCAGGCCCGCGCCCGTCATGACCGCGGCGGTGTCGCGGGCGAAGTCGGTGGACTTGTGGCGGGCGTCGTAGCCGATGACGACGAGGCCGCCGGTGTGGCCCTTCGCCTTCAGGTACGCGGCGAGGCCGGCGGCGGCGCGGATGACGACCGCGCGGTTCATGCGCATCGGGCCGGCGCCGAGTTCGCCTCGGAGGCCCGCCGTGCCGAACTGGAGGGTGCCGGTGAAGCGGGCGGTGAGCTCCGTGGTGTCCTCGGCGTCGATGAGCTTGGCGAGTTCCTCGCGGGTGTCCGTGTCGGGGTCCTCGGCCAGCCATGCCGTGGCGCGGGCGATGAGTCCGTCCTGCACGAGGGTCGACCTCTTTTCGTCGTCTTGCGTGGTTGTGTACCCCGGCCCGGGGGTTTTCGGCCCGGGGATTTTCTTCGCCCCCGCCGCCCCTACCCGTTCCCGTTCCCGTCCCGCATGGGGGCTGCGCCCCCTCGCCCCCCTGATCGCGCTGCGCGCTCGTCCTCAAACGCCGGACGGGCTGAAACGTATTCAGCCCGTTGGGGGCGCCTCCCAGCGGTAGCTGGGGGAGTTTGAGGACCGGGGGTTCGGGGGCTGGCCCCCGAGTCGCCCGAGTCGTGGACGGGAAACTACAAGCGGTCCAGGACCTGGGTGAGGAGCGCTCCCATGTGTGTCGCCGAGTCCCGGCCCGCCTGGAGCACCTCCTCGTGGTTCAGGGGCTCGCCCGTCATCCCCGCGGCCAGGTTGGTGACGAGGGAGATGCCGAGCACCTCCGCCCCCGCCTCCCGCGCGGCGATCGCTTCGAGCGTGGTCGACATGCCGACCAGGTCCGCGCCGATCGCCCGGGCCATCCGGATCTCCGCGGGCGTCTCGTAGTGCGGGCCGGGGAACTGCGCGTACACGCCCTCTTCGAGCGTCGCGTCGATCTCCTTGCACAGCGCCCGCAGCCGCGGCGAGTACAGGTCCGTCAGGTCGACGAAGTTCGCGCCGACGATCGGGGACGTCGCCGTCAGGTTGATGTGGTCGCTGATGAGGACCGGCTGACCGGGCCGCATGCCCTCGCGCAGCCCACCGCAGCCGTTGGTCAGCACGATGGTCTTGCAGCCGGCGGCGACGGCCGTCCGGACGCCGTGCGCGACGGCGGCGACCCCGCGGCCCTCGTAGTAGTGGGTGCGGCCCAGGAATACGAGGGCCCGCTTCTCGCCGATCCGGTACGAGCGGACCGCGCCACCGTGCCCCTGAACCGCGGGCGGCGGGAAGCCGGGCAGCTCGGTGACCTGGAACTCGGCCTCGGGATCGCGGAGGGCGTCCACGGCCGGCGCCCAGCCGGAGCCCATCACGAGGGCGACGTCGTGGGTCTCGGTGCCCGAGAGTTCCCGCAGGCGCGCGGCGGCGGCGTCGGCGGCGGCGTACGGGTCGCCCTGGATGTCGTCCGGAAGAAGAGATGCGTTCACGCGCATGAGGGTAGCCGCTCGCGGCCTACGCGCGTAGATGTTGATGGTCACGGGTTTGCGATCGTTGTCTTGTCGTTTCCCACGAAGCCCGGTGACGGCGCGTTCCGGGACGCGTCCCGTGGTCCCTCGGGGATCAGCAGGGGCGCTTGCGCAGTTCCATCACGTAGTCGTGCGGGGCGCCCGCCGACTCCGCCGCGTCCGCCAGTTCGCCGAGGTAGCGGGCCGAGGGGAGCCCTCCCTCGTAACCGTTGAGGACGTACAGCCACGCCGACTCCTCGCCCTCCAGCGTGTGGATCCGTACGCGCATCCGCCGGTAGACGTCGAGGCCGACGCCCTCCCAGCGGTCCAGCGACTCCTCGTCCGGGGGAGCGACGTCGTACAGCGCGACGAAGACCTGCGACCGCGGGGCCTCGACGATCGTGGCCAGCGCGCCCTCCCAGCCCATGTGCTCGCCGCCGAACGTCAGCCGCCAGCCGTTGAGCCACCCCGTGGCGCGCAGCGGCGAGTGGGGAGCGCGGCGCGTCATGAGCCGCGGGTCGAGATTGCCGGCGTACGCGGCGTAGAGCGACATGGGACCGAGGGTACGGCAGCGAACCCATGTGACTCTCCCGTAACCACGGCCCCGTATCGCACACCCGTGCCACCCTGGATCGCCCGCCCGCGACACCCGGACAGCGCCCCCGTGCGGAAGCACCTTGAAGCGTGCGGGACAATGGAGTACGTGACTCGGA
This sequence is a window from Streptomyces ortus. Protein-coding genes within it:
- a CDS encoding gamma-glutamylcyclotransferase; this translates as MSLYAAYAGNLDPRLMTRRAPHSPLRATGWLNGWRLTFGGEHMGWEGALATIVEAPRSQVFVALYDVAPPDEESLDRWEGVGLDVYRRMRVRIHTLEGEESAWLYVLNGYEGGLPSARYLGELADAAESAGAPHDYVMELRKRPC
- a CDS encoding purine-nucleoside phosphorylase — its product is MNASLLPDDIQGDPYAAADAAAARLRELSGTETHDVALVMGSGWAPAVDALRDPEAEFQVTELPGFPPPAVQGHGGAVRSYRIGEKRALVFLGRTHYYEGRGVAAVAHGVRTAVAAGCKTIVLTNGCGGLREGMRPGQPVLISDHINLTATSPIVGANFVDLTDLYSPRLRALCKEIDATLEEGVYAQFPGPHYETPAEIRMARAIGADLVGMSTTLEAIAAREAGAEVLGISLVTNLAAGMTGEPLNHEEVLQAGRDSATHMGALLTQVLDRL
- a CDS encoding phospho-sugar mutase, with translation MQDGLIARATAWLAEDPDTDTREELAKLIDAEDTTELTARFTGTLQFGTAGLRGELGAGPMRMNRAVVIRAAAGLAAYLKAKGHTGGLVVIGYDARHKSTDFARDTAAVMTGAGLRAAVLPRPLPTPVLAYAIRHLGAAAGVEVTASHNPPRDNGYKVYLGDGSQIVPPADAEIAAAIAAVARLADVPRPDSGWETLDEGVLDAYLERTDAVLAPGSPRTARTVYTAMHGVGRETLLAAFARAGFPAPVLVAEQAEPDPDFPTVAFPNPEEPGAMDLAFAKARETDPDLIIANDPDADRCAAAVKDAGEGGDGGAWRMLRGDEVGALLAAHLVRRGARGTFAESIVSSSLLGRIAEKAGLPYEETLTGFKWIARVDGLRYGYEEALGYCVDPDGVRDKDGITAALAITELASELKEEGRTLLDLLDDLAVEHGLHATDQLAVRVDDVSVISDAMRRLREQPPAHLAGLPVTRTEDLALGTDLLPPTDGLRYTLDGARVIVRPSGTEPKLKCYLEVVVPVGTHDGLPAARAKATHLLAEIKGDLSAAAGI